A single region of the Nocardioides sp. W7 genome encodes:
- a CDS encoding SDR family NAD(P)-dependent oxidoreductase — protein MSAAATSSRVVVVTGGTRGIGLGLAREFLARDARVVICGRTTEAVDKALAELGAGDRATGLATDVTDRASVQALWDHAVAAFGRVDVWINNAGISCANAPIVDTDPQDVANVFAVNVAGALNGSSVAARGLAAQAGGGWVWNMEGFGSDGRTQKGIGVYGASKRALRYLTEVLVKEHRDTDVKIGFLSPGIVVTDLLVGDYDHDPEGFAKAKKIFNILGDKVETVTPYLAGKVLAAQKSGARVEWLTNGKAARRFMTAGFRKRDLFAEVA, from the coding sequence ATGAGCGCCGCCGCAACCTCGAGCCGCGTCGTCGTCGTCACCGGCGGCACCCGGGGGATCGGCCTCGGCCTCGCGCGTGAGTTCCTCGCGCGCGACGCGCGCGTCGTCATCTGCGGCCGGACCACCGAGGCCGTCGACAAGGCGCTCGCCGAGCTCGGCGCCGGGGACCGGGCCACCGGCCTGGCCACCGACGTCACCGACCGCGCCTCCGTCCAGGCCCTGTGGGACCACGCGGTGGCCGCCTTCGGGCGGGTCGACGTGTGGATCAACAACGCCGGCATCTCGTGCGCCAACGCCCCGATCGTCGACACCGACCCCCAGGACGTCGCGAACGTCTTCGCGGTCAACGTCGCCGGCGCGCTCAACGGCTCGTCGGTGGCCGCCCGCGGTCTGGCCGCCCAGGCCGGTGGCGGCTGGGTGTGGAACATGGAGGGCTTCGGCTCCGACGGCCGCACCCAGAAGGGGATCGGTGTGTACGGCGCGTCCAAGCGCGCGCTGCGCTACCTGACCGAGGTCCTGGTCAAGGAGCACCGGGACACCGACGTCAAGATCGGCTTCCTCTCCCCGGGCATCGTCGTCACGGACCTGCTGGTCGGCGACTACGACCACGACCCCGAGGGCTTCGCCAAGGCCAAGAAGATCTTCAACATCCTGGGTGACAAGGTCGAGACCGTCACCCCGTACCTGGCCGGCAAGGTGCTCGCGGCGCAGAAGTCCGGCGCCCGTGTCGAGTGGTTGACCAACGGCAAGGCCGCCCGACGGTTCATGACCGCCGGGTTCCGCAAGCGCGACCTCTTCGCCGAGGTGGCCTGA
- a CDS encoding class E sortase, with product MTRFTARAVAELAITVGIVLAVFVFYLLVWTNHRTAAAQDDLREDFQAQQESGRGSAAKPAAPGSGEGFGVLHIPALGDWSWVVVEGVDDEDLARGPGHFPDTALPGEVGNFAVAGHRATHGEPFADLDKLQEGDPIVVETVDGWLVYDVTWVRILSPSATEVLAPVAGHPGEKASQRTLTLVTCHPRWSSTERLVVGAQLVERRSADAGPPAQLG from the coding sequence GTGACGCGATTCACGGCGCGAGCGGTGGCCGAGCTCGCCATCACGGTCGGGATCGTGCTCGCGGTCTTCGTCTTCTACCTGCTGGTGTGGACCAACCACCGGACGGCCGCGGCGCAGGACGACCTGCGCGAGGACTTCCAGGCCCAGCAGGAGTCCGGCCGCGGATCCGCCGCGAAGCCGGCCGCCCCCGGCTCGGGTGAGGGCTTCGGCGTCCTGCACATCCCGGCCCTCGGGGACTGGAGCTGGGTCGTGGTCGAGGGGGTCGACGACGAGGACCTCGCCCGCGGACCGGGGCACTTCCCCGACACCGCCCTTCCCGGCGAGGTGGGCAACTTCGCCGTCGCCGGTCACCGGGCCACGCACGGCGAGCCCTTCGCCGACCTGGACAAGCTCCAGGAGGGTGACCCGATCGTCGTGGAGACCGTCGACGGCTGGCTCGTGTACGACGTGACCTGGGTGCGGATCCTCAGCCCGAGCGCCACCGAGGTGCTCGCGCCCGTCGCCGGCCACCCCGGCGAGAAGGCGAGCCAGCGCACCCTGACCCTGGTGACCTGCCACCCGCGGTGGAGCTCCACGGAGCGCCTCGTGGTCGGCGCCCAGCTCGTCGAGCGGCGCTCGGCCGACGCCGGCCCACCGGCCCAGCTCGGCTGA